One segment of Chionomys nivalis chromosome 3, mChiNiv1.1, whole genome shotgun sequence DNA contains the following:
- the LOC130870913 gene encoding syntaxin-2-like isoform X3, whose protein sequence is MTEYNEAQILFREQSKGRIQRQLEITGRTTTDDELEEMLESGKPSIFISDIISDSQITRQALNEIESRHKDIMKLESSIRELHEMFMDMAMFVETQTRSPPGQDPG, encoded by the exons ATGACAGAATACAACGAAGCGCAGATCCTGTTTCGGGAGCAAAGCAAAGGCCGCATCCAGCGCCAGCTAGAGATCA CTGGGAGGACCACCACAGACGATGAGCTGGAGGAGATGCTGGAGAGCGGGAAGCCGTCCATCTTCATCTCGGAT ATTATATCGGATTCACAAATTACTAGGCAAGCTCTCAACGAGATCGAGTCACGTCACAAAGACATCATGAAGCTGGAGAGCAGCATCCGAGAGCTACACGAGATGTTCATGGATATGGCCATGTTTGTGGAGACCCAG